TGGCTTACTGATCTGTAGCAGAACTTGAGCTTCAATGTTCTGTGAAGTCAGCACCCAAAACAGCTATCATCGCTATCAATACGACAATACCGGCGCGTTGCAGTGCATGGTAGACATATGCCCAGGTAGCGGTTCGTGCTCCTGGATGTGTCACGCCCCAGTTAATGAGTGTTACACCGAATCCGAAGAGAAGGCCAGCAACAAGGAGACCAGTCATGGTCTCCCTGAATGAGGCGTCCGACTGCTTCACAAGGTAAATCGCAACGGCGGCGGCAAGCAGGGGAACTCCGATGATTTCGATTTGGCTGGAAATTGTTGCCGTCGGTTCCATCCACGTCTCCAAATATGGCTGTCGCTGGTCTGGAGCGAGGACAAACCGGGGAATGAGATAGATAATAGTTGTCGCAAGCAGACTGATAGCGATCCCGGTAGCACCGATACCAACCCCGGCTCTGATGGGTTTGGATGAATATGACATAATATATCCTCATCAGGTGAGAACAAATAATTTATCCGTATCTACCAGTGTCGGGGAACGACGGAGTCCCCGACTGGTTCCAAGTTCTCCCATTCTGAATTCCCTGTTGGATACAACGTGTACGGAGAGCGTCCGCTCGGCGTGGAACCGTTCGAAAAATCGAGAGTGTTGTCCATCGCTGTGAGCGACAGGCGTGTCGCAGTATTACTGCCGGACGACGTTCGTCGCGCGCGGGCCCTTGTCGGCCTGCTCGATATCGAACTCGACTTCCTGACCTTCCTCCAGGTCAGGACCGCCGACGTCCTCCATGTGGAAGAACACGTCTTCGTCATCGTCGAGGTCGCCGTCGTCAGTCGAAATGAAACCGTAGCCGCCCGTGTCGTTGAAGAAATCAACTGTACCGTTTGCCATTACAACAAAACGGAAGGCCGTCCGGGAGATAACCCTTCCGAGGGGCAAGGTACCACGACACCCGATACACTGAGAAGTGGTACGCCCGCAGCTCGGTTTCCCGATCCGAGTACGGCAACTCGTTGGTACCGAGCCGCCAGGTGACCCGCTCGCGCTATCTTTCCCACCTCACCGATTTTCGTTCGAAAGCGTACGATACCCCGTTCGCACGCACTCCCAGCACGGAAACTCGGTGGTGAGTTCGTCACAGTCACAGTCAGTCGGTGGCTCCGTATTCTTCGCTGTCACCGAGGATGTGTCGGCTGCATTCCGCTGTTTTCGTGGCGTGCCCCCGTCCGCAGCGACCTGCCTGTCTAACGCAGCGTCGAGTACGGGTCTTCGAATCGCGACGGCAACGCGGTGTTTGCACGCGCCGTCGTATGTGGCATTGGCAGGACACTCACAGTCACTGGGAAGTCCATCCGCCACCGTCACGAGGTACTCGTGATTCTCGGGGTTGGCGTGGCTGCCGTTTCGAACGCGAACGCCGGTATCTTCGATCGAAAATTCGAAGGCTTCGTACTGGGCGCGTTTGACGACTCGCTTCGTAACGTCCAATCTGGCTAGTGGGGCTGTCATTGTACTGTGCAGGCGAGGCGTCGCCCGCACCCCGTAGGGGGCAGAAAACATCGCGTGCTGTCGCGTCCGAAGCCAGCGAGCCAGTTTCTCAGCCGCCTTCCGACTCGGTGATTGAACCGGTATCGGAACCACTCGAACCCGTTTCCACCGATTCTTGAACCGGCACAGATGTTACCTGGTGTCGGCTCTGTCCGCGAGCGCTTATCCGATTCGGAACCGAACTTAGAGCAAACACAGGAGAAACCCCACGGCTTCAGCCGTGGGATGAGTCAGTAAGCTGCGTGTCACAAACCAAACAATCACTGCCCATCATCCACCGTGCTCACAGATACACCCGGAATCCACCACATCACAGGCATCGTCCGTCGCGCACAGGCGAACGTCGACTTCTACAGAGACGTCCTCGGGCTCCGCCTCGTCAAGCAGACGGTGAACTTCAACGAGAAGTTCACGCGGCACCTCTTCTACGGTGACGCAACTGGATCGCCGGGCACCGCCCTGACGTTCTTTCCGTATCCCGCGGAGGACGAGGGCCGTCCCGGGAAGCCACAGATCAGCACCGCTGCGGTGACGATCCCACGTGACTCGGTGCCCTACTGGCAGGATCGACTCGCCGACCACGACATCTCCGTCGATGGCCCGTTCGACCGATTCGACGAGACGGTCCTCCGGATTTCGGATCCGGACGGGACGCAACTCGAACTCGTCACTGGCGAGTCGGACGTCGAACCGTGGGTGGATGGCACGGTGCCAACCGAGCACGCGATCCGCGGTATTCACGGGGTGACGCTGCTCTCGACGAGCGTCTACGTCACTGCGAGCATGCTAGAGACGCTGGGATTCGAACTCGTCGACCAGGCGGGCGACCGGGTTCGATATCGGGCCGCGGGCGACCGTGCAACAGTCGTCGATCTGCTCGACCGGGACGCCGAGTTCGGCCGTGAGGGTGCTGGATCCATCCATCACGTCGCCGTGCGCGTCCCCGAAAAGGACCAGCTCTTCGAGTGGCACGACCTGTTTCGGGAGCGCGACTACGACGTCTCGCGAGTGAAAGACCGGCATTTCTTTCACTCGCTGTACGTCCGGGAGCCCGGCGGGATCCTGTTCGAACTCGCCACGGAGACGCCGGGGCTCGCTGCCGACGAGGACCCCGACGAACTCGGGGAGTCGCTGTTCCTGCCGCCGTGGCTCGAAGAAGACCGGGAGATGATAGAGAGCCAACTGCCGCCACTCGACCTCTCGCGTGCTGGCGAGACAGAATGAACGGGAACCCGGATTCGTCCGGCCCGAACGAGCGTCCGCATCACGGACAGCCGATCGAAACGGCCGGCGCACCGCCACAGGCCGCAGAGACAGCGGTCGTCATGCTACATGGTCGCGGCTCGACCGCCCAGAACATGCTCACGCTCATCGACGAGTTTCTCCACCACGGCGTGATGTATCTCGCCCCGCAGGCGGCACACAGCTCCTGGTATCCCTGGTCGGGGGAGGCACCGCGTGAAGACAACGAACCGTGGGTCTCCTCGGCGCTCGCCAGTATCGAACGCGCGATCACGATCGCCGCCGATGCTGACATTCCACCCGAACGGACGGTGTTTCTCGGCTTCTCACAGGGCGGCTGTCTCGCCAGCGAGTACGTCGCGCGAAATCCCCGTCGGTACGGTGGTCTCATCGTCCTATCGGGGAGCCTGCTGGGACCGGAAACGAGCGCCGAGTACGACGGCTCTCTCGATGGGACGCCCGTGTTCTTCGGCTGTAGTTCCGAGGATCCCTACATCGCCGCCGAACGCGTTCGCGAGTCCGCGGACGTGTTCGACCGGCTGGGCGGTGACGTGGAGAGCAGACTCTACGACGATCTGGGCCACGCGATCAACGACGACGAGATCCACGAGATCAACGCGATCATCGAACGACTGGGCTGAACGAGTGACGCTGCCGACGGAGGGAACTCGCCGGGTCTGCTATTTCCGCTGCAATCGCCACCAGAAGCGCGGTTCGACAGCGCTGCCGGCCTCTATCCCGGACCGTCCGGTAATTCACGTGAGATGGTATCTATGAACACTCTAATCTACAGCCGGCGCGTATCGCGACTATGCCAACCGAAGACGCCGACGAACTCCGTCGGATCCTCGAGTACGACCGCGTTGCAGTGATCGGAGCGTCGACGTCACACGAGAAGGCAGCGCACATCGTACCCGCGTATCTCCAGCGACACGGGTACGAACTCCAGCCCGTCAACCCAACCGCCGAGGAGATCTTCGGCAATCAGGCGTACGACTCGCTGGCTGATGTCCCGGAACCCATCGACGTCGTCGAGATCTTCCGGCCGAGCGAGGAGGTCCCCGAGATCGTCGAACAGGCACTAGATCGTGGGGACGTACAGGCGATCTGGATGCAACAGGGGATTCAACACGACGAGGCAGCCAGAAAGGCCGAAGCAGCCGGCCTGGACGTCGTGCAGGACCACTGTATGAAGGTCGAACACGGCCAACTGATCCGGAACCCCATGGACTGATCCGGAAGCGCAGGCAGTCTCCTCGCCCCACGAGTGTCTGGACCCACTCGAATCCCGGCGTGAAGTCGCCCCTTTCGAACTCGGATGGGCGTCTTCTCAGCGTCCATACGGGAGTCGATGGAGTACGGCGAGTTCATGAACCGGGTCTCAACGGGCGGGGATCGCCAAACTCCACGCGCAGATCCGCTACAAGGCCGTCGAGAAGGGTATCCCCGTCGAGACGGTGACAGCAGCAATGATGTGAAGGTCTCTCACAGGCTGGCAAGCTTGAAATGTTGCGCCTGCGACCAGTAAGCCGAGATGGATGCCGCACTCGACCATGTGATGTTCGCGTGCGAGGACCTGGACGCGATGCGGGACACGTTCGACCGTATCGGACTCCCGGCCACTTACGGAGGCGTTCACGACGAGGTCCCGACGGAGATGGCGATGCTCGGCTTCGATAACGGGACGTATCTCGAACTCATCGCGCCGGTCGAGTCGGACCATCCCCCGGACGACTGGCCGGACGCGATGTTCACTGCCGGCCCCTGTCGGTGGTGTCTCCGTACGGACGAGATCCACCGCGAACTCGACGGCCTGGAAGCAGCCGGTGCGACCGTCCACGGGCCGACGGACGCCGCCCGTGAACGTCCGGACGGGACTGTGGTGGAGTACGAGGAGGCCGTCTATGGTGCCGACGAATCGTTCTGGCAGTTTCCGTTTCTCGTCTCGGATATCACGCCCCGCGACCAGCGGATCGTCCAGTCCGACTGGGCTGCCGAGAGCCCGTTGAGTGGCATCACA
The genomic region above belongs to Halostella salina and contains:
- a CDS encoding alpha/beta hydrolase, with the protein product MNGNPDSSGPNERPHHGQPIETAGAPPQAAETAVVMLHGRGSTAQNMLTLIDEFLHHGVMYLAPQAAHSSWYPWSGEAPREDNEPWVSSALASIERAITIAADADIPPERTVFLGFSQGGCLASEYVARNPRRYGGLIVLSGSLLGPETSAEYDGSLDGTPVFFGCSSEDPYIAAERVRESADVFDRLGGDVESRLYDDLGHAINDDEIHEINAIIERLG
- a CDS encoding VOC family protein produces the protein MDAALDHVMFACEDLDAMRDTFDRIGLPATYGGVHDEVPTEMAMLGFDNGTYLELIAPVESDHPPDDWPDAMFTAGPCRWCLRTDEIHRELDGLEAAGATVHGPTDAARERPDGTVVEYEEAVYGADESFWQFPFLVSDITPRDQRIVQSDWAAESPLSGITEVVIAVADLDDAIDQFRRLHGYQAPKRSEHVPLDATIASFPETPVTLAEPLSDDTRLSARLENFEEGPCAVLLGARDFTAATATFPTTPAEEWNNSRIAWFDVPELEQRVGILEQ
- a CDS encoding ring-cleaving dioxygenase, with amino-acid sequence MLTDTPGIHHITGIVRRAQANVDFYRDVLGLRLVKQTVNFNEKFTRHLFYGDATGSPGTALTFFPYPAEDEGRPGKPQISTAAVTIPRDSVPYWQDRLADHDISVDGPFDRFDETVLRISDPDGTQLELVTGESDVEPWVDGTVPTEHAIRGIHGVTLLSTSVYVTASMLETLGFELVDQAGDRVRYRAAGDRATVVDLLDRDAEFGREGAGSIHHVAVRVPEKDQLFEWHDLFRERDYDVSRVKDRHFFHSLYVREPGGILFELATETPGLAADEDPDELGESLFLPPWLEEDREMIESQLPPLDLSRAGETE
- a CDS encoding cold-shock protein — translated: MANGTVDFFNDTGGYGFISTDDGDLDDDEDVFFHMEDVGGPDLEEGQEVEFDIEQADKGPRATNVVRQ
- a CDS encoding CoA-binding protein, which codes for MPTEDADELRRILEYDRVAVIGASTSHEKAAHIVPAYLQRHGYELQPVNPTAEEIFGNQAYDSLADVPEPIDVVEIFRPSEEVPEIVEQALDRGDVQAIWMQQGIQHDEAARKAEAAGLDVVQDHCMKVEHGQLIRNPMD
- a CDS encoding SWIM zinc finger family protein: MFSAPYGVRATPRLHSTMTAPLARLDVTKRVVKRAQYEAFEFSIEDTGVRVRNGSHANPENHEYLVTVADGLPSDCECPANATYDGACKHRVAVAIRRPVLDAALDRQVAADGGTPRKQRNAADTSSVTAKNTEPPTDCDCDELTTEFPCWECVRTGYRTLSNENR